Proteins encoded within one genomic window of Bradyrhizobium manausense:
- a CDS encoding sensor histidine kinase — MRLVLQLVARLLLIVALCLGAATIWATFDAYRSVDRATAASAQRVAQALQGLYWHELLLRSSRMREHLVPVPEWRTLETMKLISPGVCVEFQPATAFEKPLCGQSQGIGRTPPRWFAAIVPIFLGSHAEAVRPVSPRAAAAGTVVATPDQAASISLAWEYILNVIDVALLMAAAIALLASLAIAHTLAPAQAIVLALQRMARGQYRTRLPRFRSMELAMIGGAVGALGGRLEEATEQRAALTRRLIEIRDDERRALARELHDEFGQNLSAILAFANTIEMASTQQKDGGTAQDARMISQATHHLMASLRDALKRLRNPLPEELGLEASLVNLVDSWRSQSATQPTIQLDLKGDLTDISGPAATTAYRVAQECLTNALRHGAAREISLHVERCAGEDDALLIRVEDDGGGDAARVARSAGFGLTGIRERVTAAGGSLSILPARRGLSVAATIPLAA; from the coding sequence ATGCGCCTCGTGCTTCAGCTTGTCGCCCGCCTGCTTCTCATTGTGGCGCTGTGCCTTGGCGCAGCAACCATATGGGCCACGTTCGATGCCTATCGCAGCGTCGACCGCGCGACTGCGGCGTCCGCGCAACGGGTCGCGCAGGCCCTTCAGGGCCTTTACTGGCACGAACTCTTGCTGCGCAGCAGCAGGATGCGCGAGCATCTCGTACCGGTTCCGGAGTGGCGCACGCTGGAGACGATGAAACTGATCTCGCCCGGCGTCTGTGTCGAGTTCCAGCCCGCGACCGCGTTCGAGAAGCCGCTGTGCGGCCAGAGCCAGGGGATCGGCCGAACGCCGCCACGCTGGTTCGCGGCCATCGTTCCGATCTTCCTCGGCAGTCATGCCGAGGCGGTACGGCCCGTCAGCCCCCGCGCCGCAGCCGCCGGAACGGTCGTTGCGACGCCGGATCAAGCAGCCTCGATCTCGCTTGCCTGGGAATATATCCTCAACGTGATCGACGTCGCGCTGCTGATGGCGGCGGCGATCGCCCTGCTCGCCTCGCTCGCGATCGCCCACACGCTGGCGCCGGCGCAGGCCATCGTGCTTGCCCTGCAGCGGATGGCGCGCGGCCAGTATCGCACCAGGCTGCCGCGCTTCCGCTCGATGGAGCTCGCGATGATCGGGGGCGCCGTCGGTGCGCTCGGCGGCCGGCTTGAAGAGGCCACCGAACAGCGCGCGGCGCTGACGCGGCGCCTGATCGAGATCCGCGACGACGAGCGCCGTGCGCTCGCCCGCGAGCTCCACGACGAGTTCGGACAAAATCTCTCGGCCATCCTGGCTTTCGCCAACACGATCGAGATGGCGAGCACGCAGCAGAAGGACGGCGGCACCGCGCAGGATGCGCGCATGATCTCGCAGGCCACGCACCATCTGATGGCGTCGCTGCGCGATGCGCTCAAGCGCCTGCGCAATCCCCTGCCCGAGGAGCTCGGGCTCGAGGCCAGCCTCGTCAACCTCGTCGATAGCTGGCGCTCGCAGAGCGCAACGCAGCCGACCATCCAGCTCGACCTCAAAGGCGATCTCACCGACATCAGCGGCCCCGCCGCCACCACCGCCTATCGGGTCGCCCAGGAATGCCTGACCAACGCGCTGCGCCACGGTGCGGCGCGCGAGATCTCGTTGCACGTCGAGCGGTGCGCCGGCGAGGACGACGCACTGCTGATCCGCGTCGAGGACGATGGCGGCGGCGATGCGGCGCGCGTGGCGCGCTCGGCCGGCTTCGGCCTCACCGGCATCCGCGAGCGCGTGACCGCAGCCGGCGGCTCGCTGTCGATCCTGCCCGCGCGGCGTGGGCTGAGCGTCGCCGCGACGATCCCTCTCGCTGCGTGA
- a CDS encoding response regulator, whose amino-acid sequence MSDVAATGISVLLVDDHPIVRQGYRRVLESQGDLHVVAEADNAADAYSAFKAHDPDVIVMDISMPGASGLEAIRNIRARNPRARVLVFTMHNEAVLVKAAFNAGASGFVTKSSAPSAVVNAIRGVARGERAMSDDIAHVLADDSLSAGSALDQLGEREIEILRQFAGGATTEEIAAHLNLSVKTVQNYHYLIKTKTGARTDAQLVRLAAGCGLTRI is encoded by the coding sequence ATGAGCGATGTCGCAGCAACAGGCATCTCGGTGCTGCTGGTCGACGATCACCCGATCGTCCGCCAGGGCTACCGACGCGTGCTGGAGAGCCAGGGCGATCTCCACGTCGTGGCGGAAGCCGACAACGCCGCTGATGCGTACTCCGCCTTCAAGGCGCATGACCCCGACGTGATCGTGATGGACATCTCGATGCCCGGCGCCAGCGGGCTCGAGGCGATCCGCAACATCCGCGCGCGCAATCCGCGGGCCCGTGTCCTTGTGTTCACCATGCACAATGAGGCGGTGCTGGTGAAAGCCGCCTTCAATGCAGGCGCCTCCGGCTTCGTCACCAAGAGCAGCGCGCCCTCTGCCGTCGTGAACGCGATCCGCGGCGTCGCGCGTGGCGAGCGCGCCATGAGCGACGACATCGCGCATGTGCTGGCCGACGACAGCCTGTCGGCAGGCTCGGCGCTGGATCAATTAGGCGAGCGCGAGATCGAGATCCTGCGCCAATTCGCCGGCGGCGCCACCACCGAAGAGATCGCGGCGCATCTCAATCTCAGCGTCAAGACGGTCCAGAACTATCACTACCTGATCAAGACGAAGACCGGCGCGCGGACGGACGCTCAACTGGTGAGGTTGGCTGCGGGGTGCGGGCTGACCAGGATCTAG
- a CDS encoding TetR family transcriptional regulator, whose product MNEAVVLTPERILEVTEDVLRRYGLAKATVVDVARALDVSHGSVYRHFPSKASLREAVAKRWLDRIDAPLLAIAEEQGPAPARLDRWLRTLFAAKRSRVLDDPEMFETYLTLAREACAAVKCHKDTMVDQIAAILADGVKQGVFAVDDVKTTARALFDATCRFHHPAHADEWKDAELPARVDATLALVLRGLKAG is encoded by the coding sequence ATGAACGAAGCCGTTGTCTTGACGCCGGAGCGGATCCTCGAGGTCACGGAGGACGTCTTGCGGCGCTACGGACTTGCCAAGGCTACCGTTGTCGACGTTGCCCGCGCGCTCGATGTGAGCCACGGCAGCGTCTATCGCCATTTCCCAAGCAAGGCTTCGCTGCGCGAGGCTGTGGCCAAGCGCTGGCTCGACCGCATCGACGCGCCGCTGCTCGCGATCGCCGAGGAGCAGGGTCCTGCGCCCGCGCGCCTCGATCGCTGGCTGCGCACGCTGTTCGCCGCCAAGCGTTCGCGCGTGCTCGACGACCCCGAGATGTTCGAGACTTATCTGACGCTGGCACGCGAGGCCTGCGCGGCCGTCAAGTGCCACAAGGACACCATGGTCGACCAGATCGCGGCGATCCTGGCTGACGGCGTCAAGCAGGGCGTGTTTGCCGTCGACGACGTCAAGACGACGGCACGCGCGCTGTTCGACGCGACCTGCCGCTTCCATCATCCGGCCCATGCCGACGAATGGAAGGATGCCGAACTGCCCGCGCGCGTCGACGCGACGCTCGCGCTGGTGCTGCGTGGGCTGAAGGCCGGTTAG
- a CDS encoding MotA/TolQ/ExbB proton channel family protein, producing MSSMTIGPIANTATDPSERSALLFWMIFTGLSIFAVVLLWRFGLIHLMLTSDRTYISSVIAVLYILTCGHCFLRTRAIAREGAAARRCRAVLAAPDGSRALDASTSALPRGLVRDHIDSLVTKAAAQDYRPVDQTLLLRTLADRLRGSNGFGAFVSDTLMKLGLLGTIVGFIIMLAPIAGLDAADKVAMRSSMGLMSDGMAVAMYTTLAGLVGSILVRIQYYMLDAATQRVFSDAVVLTETYVTPVLERHGAGNKGAGTPS from the coding sequence ATGAGTTCGATGACGATTGGACCGATCGCGAACACTGCGACCGACCCCTCCGAGCGCAGCGCGCTGCTGTTCTGGATGATTTTTACCGGGCTGTCGATCTTCGCGGTCGTGCTGCTGTGGCGCTTCGGCCTGATCCACCTGATGCTCACCTCGGATCGGACCTACATTTCGAGCGTCATCGCGGTTCTCTATATCCTGACCTGCGGTCATTGCTTCCTGCGCACACGGGCGATCGCGCGTGAGGGCGCGGCTGCACGGCGCTGCCGCGCGGTGCTGGCGGCTCCCGACGGCAGCAGAGCGCTCGATGCGAGCACGTCCGCGCTGCCGCGCGGCCTGGTGCGCGATCATATCGACAGTCTCGTGACGAAAGCCGCGGCACAGGACTATCGCCCGGTCGACCAGACGCTGCTGCTGCGGACGCTCGCCGACCGCCTGCGCGGCTCCAACGGGTTCGGTGCGTTCGTCTCCGACACGCTGATGAAGCTCGGCCTGCTCGGCACCATCGTCGGCTTCATCATCATGCTGGCGCCGATCGCGGGGCTGGATGCCGCCGACAAGGTCGCGATGCGCTCCTCGATGGGATTGATGAGCGACGGCATGGCGGTCGCGATGTACACGACGCTGGCGGGCCTTGTCGGCTCCATACTAGTCCGCATCCAGTACTACATGCTCGACGCCGCGACCCAGCGGGTGTTCTCGGACGCGGTGGTGTTGACCGAGACCTACGTGACGCCGGTTCTCG